Proteins encoded by one window of Salmonirosea aquatica:
- the ribD gene encoding bifunctional diaminohydroxyphosphoribosylaminopyrimidine deaminase/5-amino-6-(5-phosphoribosylamino)uracil reductase RibD, translated as MNTDEEYMQRALQLAEYGRGSVSPNPMVGCVLVADGRIIGEGWHRNYGGPHAEVHAVRDAIARGHEALFPLTTAYVTLEPCSHYGKTPPCAALLVHQKITRVVVANDDPNPLVAGRGLTLLRDAGIQVERGLLAEMGQKLNRRFFTFFTKKRPYIILKWAESADGFIAAAGGKPVPISNKYSTQLVHRWRGEEDAILVGRQTTLSDNPSLNVRHWPGTNPVRVVLDRRLSLPQSLRIFDASQPTILYNYLKRTDPPTLPERYSNNFEVAFSQIKPGNDELDQVLSDLYARKIQSVLVEGGTTILEAFVKAGLWDEIRRCQGPMRLGSGVKAPAVGGTLVGSENIDDDLWTFYQR; from the coding sequence ATGAACACCGACGAAGAGTACATGCAACGCGCCCTACAGCTGGCCGAGTATGGGCGTGGCAGCGTCAGCCCCAATCCCATGGTTGGCTGCGTGCTGGTGGCCGACGGGCGCATTATCGGCGAGGGATGGCACCGTAACTACGGCGGTCCCCACGCCGAAGTGCACGCCGTGCGCGATGCCATAGCCCGGGGCCATGAGGCACTATTTCCCTTGACCACCGCTTACGTAACCTTGGAACCCTGCTCGCATTATGGCAAAACACCCCCATGTGCCGCGCTACTTGTCCATCAGAAAATCACCCGTGTCGTAGTAGCTAACGACGACCCCAATCCGCTGGTGGCGGGGCGCGGGCTCACCCTGCTGCGCGATGCCGGAATCCAGGTCGAACGGGGTCTGTTGGCCGAAATGGGACAGAAATTGAATCGCCGTTTTTTTACTTTTTTCACAAAAAAGCGTCCCTATATTATTTTGAAATGGGCCGAATCGGCTGATGGCTTCATCGCGGCGGCGGGAGGAAAGCCCGTCCCGATCAGCAATAAATACTCGACCCAACTAGTACATCGGTGGCGGGGTGAGGAAGATGCGATTCTGGTGGGACGGCAAACGACGCTCTCAGATAACCCAAGCCTGAACGTGCGGCATTGGCCGGGAACCAATCCCGTACGGGTTGTGCTGGACCGGCGGCTGTCTCTGCCCCAATCCCTACGGATTTTTGACGCGTCCCAACCCACGATTCTTTATAATTATCTAAAACGGACCGATCCCCCTACCCTGCCCGAACGGTATTCGAACAACTTCGAGGTAGCTTTTAGCCAAATAAAACCAGGAAACGACGAGTTGGACCAGGTACTGTCAGACCTGTACGCGCGCAAAATCCAATCGGTGCTTGTGGAAGGAGGAACTACGATTCTTGAAGCTTTCGTTAAGGCTGGCCTGTGGGACGAAATCCGCCGCTGTCAAGGTCCCATGCGACTGGGAAGCGGAGTGAAGGCACCCGCGGTAGGGGGTACCTTGGTAGGCTCCGAAAACATCGACGATGATTTGTGGACTTTTTACCAACGCTGA
- the nagA gene encoding N-acetylglucosamine-6-phosphate deacetylase has translation MESLILTHTTIFTGEAVLEDHALWLEAGKIRAVLSTNELPESVPTRDMNGAWLVPGFVDFQLYGGSTGFLTQDGSVESLTNMYQTHLQDGTTTIVPTVYSTTQARILAAAEAIRHYWALGLPGVAGLHVEGPFISQAKRGAHSDKMVRPPSRKELDELIEQAGDVIKVMTIAPECFDDALLKLLQTTGWAISAGHTNATSAQMNAFFDKGFHLTTHLYNAMRPLESRELGVVGTIFDRSDVHASLIADGYHCDFGAIRIAKKLLGDRLFLISDATFAKYEGTRFEFEGFVTNYDGERFTNDEGLLAGSCITLLDAVRNCIRKVGIAPDETFRMASTYPARQLGMDDRLGYLKPGYIANVVALTPELAVQEVFTA, from the coding sequence ATGGAATCGCTGATCCTGACCCACACCACCATTTTTACCGGTGAAGCCGTTTTGGAAGACCATGCCCTGTGGTTGGAGGCGGGGAAGATTCGAGCGGTACTATCCACCAACGAACTGCCGGAGTCGGTACCTACCCGGGATATGAATGGGGCGTGGCTGGTACCTGGCTTCGTCGATTTTCAACTGTACGGGGGTAGTACTGGATTCCTCACGCAGGATGGCTCGGTGGAATCACTCACAAATATGTACCAGACGCACCTCCAGGATGGCACCACCACCATAGTGCCTACGGTGTATTCCACTACCCAGGCGCGGATTCTGGCGGCGGCAGAAGCCATTCGGCATTATTGGGCGCTCGGTCTGCCGGGCGTGGCGGGGCTACATGTGGAGGGACCGTTCATCAGTCAGGCCAAGCGCGGCGCGCATAGTGACAAAATGGTGCGCCCACCAAGCCGGAAAGAACTGGACGAGCTAATTGAACAGGCAGGAGATGTGATCAAGGTTATGACCATCGCGCCCGAATGCTTCGACGATGCGTTGCTGAAACTTCTGCAAACCACCGGTTGGGCCATTTCGGCGGGCCATACCAATGCTACCTCGGCGCAGATGAATGCATTTTTTGATAAGGGCTTCCATCTTACTACGCACCTATACAATGCCATGCGACCGCTCGAAAGTCGGGAACTGGGCGTCGTGGGTACAATCTTCGATCGTTCCGATGTGCACGCTAGCCTGATTGCCGACGGCTACCACTGCGATTTTGGCGCCATTCGCATTGCCAAGAAGTTACTGGGTGATCGGCTTTTTCTGATTTCGGATGCCACCTTTGCCAAATATGAAGGTACCCGGTTTGAGTTTGAAGGCTTCGTTACGAACTACGACGGGGAACGCTTCACCAACGACGAAGGACTTCTGGCCGGCTCGTGTATCACGCTACTCGACGCCGTACGCAACTGTATTAGGAAGGTAGGCATCGCTCCTGACGAAACATTCCGGATGGCTTCGACCTACCCCGCCCGGCAGTTAGGAATGGATGATCGGCTAGGGTACCTCAAGCCGGGCTATATCGCCAATGTGGTAGCCCTGACTCCAGAACTGGCGGTGCAGGAAGTTTTTACGGCATAA
- a CDS encoding shikimate dehydrogenase family protein — MNLYGLIGYPLTHSFSKRYFAEKFEREHIAGSRYDLYELPDITALPALLANTPSLRGLNVTIPHKKAVIPYLDGLDDASAGRIGAVNTIKVFADGSTKGYNTDYYGFRQSVCEWLDRRGETCLGLETLVLGNGGAAKAVLVALDDLGAKPTIVSRTKATDATYPMLGYEDLTQEVIQSHRLIINTTPLGMYPNVETYPPIPYEWLGSRHYLYDLVYNPLETAFMQKGAKQKAVVHNGLKMLQLQAEKSWETWTVEGDLWNR, encoded by the coding sequence ATGAACTTATATGGCCTCATCGGCTATCCGCTGACCCACTCCTTCTCCAAGCGCTATTTTGCGGAAAAATTCGAGCGGGAACACATCGCAGGTAGCCGCTACGATTTATATGAATTACCCGATATCACCGCGCTGCCCGCCCTGCTGGCCAATACCCCCAGCCTGCGCGGCCTCAACGTGACTATTCCCCATAAAAAAGCAGTAATCCCCTACCTGGATGGCCTGGATGATGCCTCGGCCGGGCGCATCGGGGCGGTCAATACGATTAAGGTGTTTGCTGATGGCTCAACTAAAGGCTACAACACCGACTATTATGGCTTTCGGCAGTCAGTATGCGAATGGCTCGATCGGCGGGGTGAAACCTGTCTTGGCCTGGAAACCCTAGTGCTGGGCAATGGCGGTGCCGCCAAAGCGGTGCTGGTGGCGCTGGACGATCTGGGGGCTAAACCTACCATTGTCTCCCGCACCAAAGCGACGGACGCGACTTACCCTATGCTCGGCTACGAAGATCTGACCCAGGAGGTTATTCAATCACATCGACTCATTATCAACACCACGCCCCTGGGCATGTACCCCAACGTGGAAACCTACCCGCCCATTCCTTACGAATGGCTAGGAAGCAGGCATTACCTGTATGACCTGGTGTACAATCCGCTGGAAACAGCTTTTATGCAGAAAGGAGCCAAACAGAAAGCGGTTGTCCACAACGGTCTGAAAATGTTGCAACTGCAAGCCGAAAAATCGTGGGAAACCTGGACCGTAGAAGGAGACTTATGGAATCGCTGA
- a CDS encoding DedA family protein has protein sequence MEIISQIIDFFLHLDKHLFDIVEEYGTLTYLILFLIIFTETGLVFMPLLPGDSLLFAAGALAASTGALNVWLIILLLIVAALLGDNTNYFVGKFLGTQIKQRERILFLKREYLERTEAFYATHGGKTVIMARFIPIIRTVAPFVAGAGSMTYSKYILYCVMGALLWVPSLTLLGYFFGNITYVKNNFEIVIFGIIGLSILPILWGVVKSKFLTPKTV, from the coding sequence ATGGAAATTATCAGCCAAATAATTGATTTTTTTCTCCATCTCGATAAGCACCTTTTCGATATAGTCGAAGAGTACGGTACCCTTACCTACCTGATTCTTTTCCTGATTATTTTCACCGAAACCGGCCTGGTGTTCATGCCCCTGCTGCCGGGCGATTCGCTGCTGTTTGCAGCGGGAGCATTGGCGGCTTCTACGGGAGCTCTGAACGTGTGGCTCATCATACTCCTCCTCATCGTAGCGGCTCTTTTGGGCGACAATACCAACTACTTTGTGGGTAAGTTTCTGGGGACGCAAATCAAGCAACGCGAACGCATTCTTTTCCTGAAGCGCGAGTACCTCGAACGCACGGAAGCCTTCTACGCTACGCATGGGGGCAAAACGGTCATCATGGCTCGTTTCATTCCGATCATCCGCACAGTGGCGCCTTTTGTGGCGGGCGCGGGCAGCATGACCTACTCCAAGTACATTCTGTACTGCGTCATGGGTGCTTTGCTGTGGGTACCTTCACTGACCTTGCTGGGCTATTTTTTCGGGAACATTACGTATGTGAAAAATAATTTCGAGATTGTCATCTTTGGCATTATCGGCTTATCCATTCTGCCGATCCTGTGGGGAGTGGTCAAATCAAAATTCCTGACTCCTAAAACCGTCTGA
- a CDS encoding phosphosulfolactate synthase produces MNYNLSQIPDRTAKPRENGITMVMDKGLSVREVEDMLSAAHPHIDLVKLGWATSFVSPNLDDKLAAYRSANIPVYFGGTLFEAFVVRNQFDDYRKLIDKYKLQYAEVSDGSIEMKQDQKCEYIRTLAQQVTVLSEVGSKDEEKIIPPYKWIQLMRAELEAGAWKVIGEAREAGNVGLFRSSGEVRQGLVEEILTQIPNEKILWEAPQKSQQVWFVKLLGANVNLGNIASNDLIPLETIRLGLRGDTFSHFLNQKTKQKWKLSAK; encoded by the coding sequence ATGAATTATAATTTGTCACAAATCCCCGACCGCACCGCAAAACCCCGCGAAAACGGAATAACCATGGTGATGGACAAGGGCCTGAGTGTGCGTGAAGTGGAAGACATGCTCTCTGCTGCCCATCCACACATCGATCTCGTCAAACTGGGCTGGGCTACCTCGTTTGTGTCGCCCAACCTGGACGATAAGCTGGCGGCCTACCGCTCGGCCAATATCCCGGTCTATTTCGGGGGTACCCTGTTCGAGGCGTTTGTCGTTCGCAATCAATTCGACGACTACCGCAAACTGATTGACAAGTACAAACTACAGTATGCCGAGGTGTCGGACGGCTCGATTGAAATGAAGCAGGATCAGAAGTGCGAGTACATCCGCACGCTGGCGCAGCAGGTCACAGTACTTTCGGAAGTAGGTTCCAAGGACGAGGAGAAAATCATTCCGCCCTACAAGTGGATTCAACTCATGCGCGCTGAACTGGAAGCCGGTGCTTGGAAGGTGATCGGCGAAGCCCGCGAGGCCGGGAACGTTGGGCTGTTCCGGTCGAGCGGAGAGGTACGGCAAGGACTGGTGGAGGAAATCCTGACCCAGATTCCCAACGAGAAAATCCTGTGGGAAGCACCTCAGAAATCGCAGCAGGTATGGTTTGTCAAACTGCTGGGCGCCAATGTAAATCTGGGCAATATTGCCTCCAACGACCTCATACCGCTCGAAACCATTCGCCTCGGACTTCGTGGCGACACCTTTTCACACTTTCTCAACCAAAAGACCAAACAGAAATGGAAATTATCAGCCAAATAA
- a CDS encoding PaaI family thioesterase, producing the protein MQDTAQTNPRLEFFRTLIGNDLSNSISPLGRWLNGTVRAIDYGHISVEFTIRENMTNPMGVLHGGSAAAMMDEVVGMMVFALGREYGYTSVNLNCDFLNAARLGEVLTANAKVIRAGRNIVHCECELVTTEGKIIAKCASNLIQTGIRLPG; encoded by the coding sequence ATGCAAGATACCGCCCAAACCAACCCCCGTCTTGAATTTTTCCGTACCCTAATCGGAAACGACCTTAGCAACAGTATCTCCCCGCTGGGACGCTGGCTCAATGGTACCGTACGGGCCATCGACTACGGCCACATTAGCGTGGAGTTTACAATCCGGGAAAACATGACTAACCCAATGGGTGTGCTGCACGGCGGCAGCGCCGCCGCTATGATGGACGAGGTAGTAGGGATGATGGTGTTTGCGCTCGGACGCGAGTACGGCTACACTTCCGTGAATCTGAACTGCGATTTCCTCAACGCTGCCCGGCTGGGCGAAGTACTTACGGCCAACGCCAAGGTAATCCGGGCGGGCCGCAATATAGTCCATTGCGAGTGCGAGCTCGTTACCACTGAGGGCAAGATTATTGCCAAATGTGCTTCCAACCTGATTCAGACAGGTATTCGGCTGCCGGGTTAA
- a CDS encoding TetR/AcrR family transcriptional regulator, whose translation MGISERKERDREEMRELILNAARTLFLTKGYEKTSIRNIADAIEYSPGTIYLYYKDKNELLFALHEAAFARMTAELSQVGTISDPFARLVEMGHQYIKYAIANPEMYDLMFLMEGPMEDLACRDESWEDGKKSFSLLENVVSECIKVGYFQEQNIETAALTIWSYMHGLVTIYLKGRMKMFNDNRENERMQQSFALFVKMLRGAL comes from the coding sequence ATGGGAATATCAGAGCGGAAAGAGCGGGATCGGGAAGAAATGCGGGAGTTGATTCTTAATGCCGCCCGTACGCTTTTCCTGACCAAAGGCTACGAAAAAACAAGCATCCGTAACATCGCGGATGCGATCGAGTATAGCCCGGGTACCATCTATCTCTATTATAAGGATAAGAATGAGCTGCTTTTTGCCCTGCACGAAGCGGCGTTTGCCAGAATGACCGCCGAACTTTCCCAGGTAGGTACCATCAGCGACCCTTTCGCCCGGTTAGTAGAAATGGGCCACCAGTATATCAAATATGCTATCGCTAACCCCGAGATGTACGATTTGATGTTTCTTATGGAGGGTCCAATGGAGGATTTAGCCTGCCGTGACGAATCGTGGGAAGATGGTAAAAAGTCCTTTTCTCTACTGGAAAACGTTGTATCGGAATGCATTAAGGTTGGATATTTTCAGGAACAGAATATTGAAACCGCCGCACTCACGATTTGGAGCTACATGCACGGGCTGGTGACAATCTACCTGAAAGGTCGGATGAAAATGTTCAATGACAACCGTGAGAATGAGCGCATGCAGCAGTCGTTTGCCTTGTTTGTAAAGATGTTGCGGGGGGCATTGTGA
- a CDS encoding TolC family protein, with the protein MKYILLFAALGWFLPSRATAQVPAALEEYVQLGLANNLSLKQETLGIANATENLRQARALFYPHVTFAPTYSLAAGGRRLQFPVGDLLNPVYKTLNEMTQSDRFPQIENVDVQLAPNNFHDTKLSIQYAIYNPEIQYNYLIQQNLLSAQEARKYVVENEIRFAIETAYYQYLQTLEAVHIYETSRNVLNELVRLNQKLVDNNVQTKDAVFSAEYERSRLEQQQAEASRNREVAQAYFNFLLNRDLNSSIRVDSTVLSQTSADQLTPSGELASLTEQATHNRQEFRQLSHSLEAAQNAVRLQEMAGKLPSIFVGINTGFQGFGYTFSGQAYAVGQLGLTWDLFKGYERKSKIQQARIQTYVLQTRQQELEKQIALQVNQAYYDLIAAREGWQATVSGLSKAEQYFRMIDSRYRNGSVLLIEYVKAQNDVLTARLQQSVSRYDLLIKYSLLQKTISTPN; encoded by the coding sequence ATGAAATACATTCTACTTTTTGCAGCCTTAGGCTGGTTTCTACCCTCTAGGGCGACAGCGCAGGTACCTGCTGCGCTTGAAGAATACGTGCAGCTGGGTTTGGCAAACAATCTCTCGCTGAAGCAGGAAACGCTGGGCATTGCCAATGCTACCGAAAACTTACGGCAGGCCAGAGCACTGTTTTATCCGCACGTGACCTTTGCACCTACCTATTCATTAGCCGCCGGAGGACGCCGGTTGCAGTTCCCGGTTGGTGATTTATTGAATCCGGTGTACAAAACCCTGAACGAGATGACGCAATCCGATCGCTTCCCGCAGATTGAAAATGTGGATGTCCAACTGGCTCCCAACAATTTCCACGATACCAAACTGTCCATTCAGTACGCGATCTACAATCCTGAAATTCAGTACAACTACCTGATTCAGCAAAATCTCCTTTCGGCGCAGGAAGCCAGGAAGTATGTGGTAGAAAATGAAATCCGCTTCGCCATAGAAACGGCTTACTACCAATATTTGCAGACTCTGGAAGCAGTGCATATCTATGAAACCAGCCGAAACGTACTGAACGAATTGGTCAGGCTCAACCAGAAATTGGTCGATAATAATGTACAAACAAAAGACGCGGTATTTTCGGCCGAATACGAACGGAGTAGGCTTGAGCAGCAGCAAGCCGAAGCCAGCCGGAATCGTGAGGTAGCCCAGGCCTACTTTAATTTTCTACTCAACCGTGATCTGAACTCCTCCATTCGGGTAGACAGTACGGTACTCTCCCAAACCTCTGCGGACCAACTTACTCCCTCGGGTGAATTAGCCAGCCTGACGGAACAGGCTACCCACAATCGTCAGGAATTCCGACAGCTTTCCCATTCGCTTGAAGCCGCCCAAAATGCGGTACGCCTGCAAGAAATGGCTGGAAAGCTTCCTTCGATTTTTGTTGGAATAAATACGGGTTTCCAGGGGTTTGGGTATACGTTCAGCGGACAAGCCTACGCGGTGGGCCAACTCGGCCTCACCTGGGATTTGTTCAAGGGCTACGAGCGGAAGTCCAAAATTCAGCAGGCTCGTATCCAGACTTATGTTCTGCAAACCCGGCAACAGGAATTGGAAAAACAGATTGCACTGCAAGTCAACCAAGCCTACTACGATCTGATCGCCGCACGCGAAGGGTGGCAAGCTACGGTCAGCGGATTGAGCAAGGCCGAGCAATATTTCCGCATGATCGACAGCCGCTATCGCAATGGGAGCGTGTTATTGATCGAGTACGTTAAAGCCCAAAATGATGTGCTCACCGCGAGGCTCCAGCAATCGGTCTCGCGTTACGATCTCCTGATTAAGTACTCACTCTTGCAAAAAACTATTTCGACTCCAAACTAA
- a CDS encoding efflux RND transporter periplasmic adaptor subunit: MKFSLFFPLLLFIFAACQQEKAAQKAVADEVVIATQSVPVTQSVRAEPIYVSGAVASSDEAKLSFKIGGIVQRITVREGETVRKGQLLAILDQTEITAQVSQAQYATEKAERDQKRVQNMLRDTAATLEQMQNATTGYEVARQNLQIAQFNQSYSRIVSPIDGTVTRKYMNEGELAGVGSPVLLIASNRRNDWVVRVGVTDKDWVRLKIGDRATVQLDAYPGESLTGTVSRLAQAADPMNKLYEIEIKIVPNGRRLAAGLFAKVELHPSQSRTYAMIPVEAIVEGNGREAFVFVNNQGKARRIPVTVGYLDGPNVLITDGLDSIETIITSGSAYLTEGSSIQ, encoded by the coding sequence ATGAAATTTTCTCTCTTCTTCCCCCTCCTTCTTTTCATCTTCGCCGCCTGCCAACAGGAAAAAGCGGCGCAAAAGGCAGTTGCCGACGAAGTCGTCATCGCCACCCAATCGGTACCTGTTACCCAATCCGTCCGCGCCGAACCAATTTACGTGTCGGGCGCAGTAGCCTCGTCCGACGAAGCCAAACTCTCTTTCAAAATTGGCGGCATCGTGCAACGAATTACGGTGCGTGAAGGTGAAACCGTTCGAAAAGGCCAGCTCCTCGCCATTCTGGATCAAACCGAAATCACCGCCCAAGTGAGCCAGGCGCAGTACGCTACCGAAAAAGCCGAACGAGATCAAAAGCGAGTCCAGAACATGCTCCGCGACACGGCGGCCACGCTGGAACAAATGCAGAACGCTACCACGGGCTATGAGGTGGCCAGACAAAACCTGCAGATTGCCCAATTCAACCAATCCTATTCCCGCATCGTGTCGCCCATCGACGGAACCGTTACTCGTAAGTACATGAACGAAGGCGAATTGGCCGGCGTGGGTTCGCCCGTCCTGCTCATCGCCTCCAACCGCCGAAACGATTGGGTGGTACGCGTGGGCGTTACGGACAAGGACTGGGTGCGGCTCAAAATTGGGGATCGCGCTACGGTACAGCTTGACGCCTATCCCGGTGAATCGCTGACGGGTACCGTGTCGCGCCTGGCCCAGGCGGCTGACCCGATGAATAAGCTCTACGAGATAGAAATCAAAATCGTCCCAAACGGCAGGCGTCTTGCCGCCGGGCTCTTCGCCAAAGTAGAACTACACCCCTCCCAAAGCCGTACCTACGCCATGATTCCCGTAGAAGCCATCGTCGAAGGCAACGGACGTGAGGCTTTTGTTTTTGTGAATAACCAGGGTAAGGCCAGGCGTATACCTGTTACCGTAGGGTACCTCGATGGGCCCAATGTCCTGATCACCGACGGCCTGGACAGCATTGAAACCATTATCACCTCCGGCAGCGCTTACCTCACCGAAGGCTCCTCTATTCAATAA